From a single Paenibacillus sp. FSL R5-0345 genomic region:
- the sucC gene encoding ADP-forming succinate--CoA ligase subunit beta produces MNIHEYQGKEVLKKYGVAVPNGKVAYTVEEAVEAAESLSTPVVVVKAQIHAGGRGKAGGVKVAKNIDEVRTYATEILGKTLVTHQTGPEGKVVKRLLIEEGCQIVKEYYIGIVVDRGTGRVVMMASEEGGTEIEEVAATHPEKIFKEIIDPAVGLQTFQARKLAYSISIPNELVGKTVKFMQALYLAFVDKDCSIAEINPLVVTADGNVMALDAKLNFDPNALFRHKDIQELRDLDEEDLKEIEASKYDLSYIALDGNIGCMVNGAGLAMATMDIIKYYGGEPANFLDVGGGATTEKVTEAFKIILSDEKVNGIFVNIFGGIMRCDVIANGVVEAASQLGLTKPLVVRLEGTNVGLGKQILAGSGLNIVAADSMADGARKIVSLVQ; encoded by the coding sequence ATGAATATCCACGAGTATCAGGGAAAAGAAGTGCTTAAGAAGTACGGTGTGGCCGTACCGAATGGAAAAGTAGCTTATACAGTGGAGGAAGCGGTAGAAGCCGCAGAGTCACTGAGTACACCGGTTGTTGTAGTCAAAGCTCAGATTCACGCAGGTGGACGCGGTAAAGCTGGAGGCGTAAAGGTTGCTAAGAATATCGATGAAGTGCGTACTTACGCAACCGAGATTCTAGGCAAGACCTTGGTTACTCACCAGACTGGTCCGGAGGGTAAGGTAGTAAAGCGGCTTCTCATAGAAGAGGGCTGTCAAATTGTTAAAGAGTATTACATCGGTATCGTTGTTGATCGAGGAACGGGTCGAGTGGTCATGATGGCTTCTGAAGAAGGAGGCACAGAGATTGAAGAGGTTGCAGCAACACATCCGGAGAAGATTTTTAAAGAAATCATTGATCCGGCAGTAGGTTTGCAGACTTTCCAAGCTCGTAAGCTAGCTTACAGCATCTCTATTCCGAATGAATTGGTAGGCAAGACTGTAAAGTTTATGCAAGCGCTATATCTAGCTTTTGTGGATAAAGATTGCTCTATTGCCGAAATTAACCCATTGGTAGTTACTGCGGATGGTAATGTGATGGCTCTAGACGCTAAGTTAAATTTTGATCCCAATGCTTTGTTCCGCCACAAGGATATTCAAGAGCTTCGGGATCTAGATGAAGAAGATTTGAAAGAAATCGAAGCCTCGAAGTATGACCTAAGCTATATTGCGCTTGATGGCAATATTGGTTGTATGGTGAACGGTGCAGGCCTAGCGATGGCAACGATGGATATTATTAAATATTACGGAGGCGAACCCGCTAACTTCCTCGATGTAGGGGGCGGTGCAACAACCGAGAAAGTTACTGAAGCTTTTAAAATCATTCTATCGGATGAAAAGGTAAATGGAATTTTCGTTAACATATTCGGCGGTATTATGCGCTGTGATGTTATTGCTAACGGTGTTGTGGAAGCGGCCAGTCAATTGGGATTGACCAAACCGCTTGTTGTGCGTCTAGAAGGAACAAATGTTGGATTGGGCAAGCAAATTTTGGCTGGATCGGGACTTAACATTGTAGCTGCTGATTCTATGGCGGACGGTGCCCGTAAGATTGTATCTCTTGTGCAATAA